The window AGATTGTTGCAGTAAAAATTGAAATAGAACAAATGACAGCGGAACTAGCATCACCAAAAAGTTCATATCTAATCGTGTTTGTTTGTATAGGTAAGCTGCTTCTAAAGCCACTAAACCACCACAGATTAAGAGCAACCAACCATAACGATATTGGCTTAATTTTGCTTCAAAATCTGACATAAAAAAGCCTATAGTAATGAAGATTAAGCCTAAAAACAGACCATTGCGAGTCGTACCTAAAATATGCATATACTGATCAATTCCTGCTAGAATTAGCTTATTCTGAATCACTCCATAATAGGTCTCTAAGCAACCAAATCCATATAATACACCAGATAATGTAAACACAACTTTATAACTAAAACGGTTCAGCAACCAATGAACAACGACTAATGAAAAAATTAAAGCCGGTATGTACCATAAATGATAATAAACGCCCACATAAAAGACTCCTGCAATCAAGGCGATTGGATATAAATAAATCGGTAAATCGAGATTGGTAGCAATCCATTCCATTCCAATTGGAAGATAAATTAAACTCCAAATTAGATAGGATTTAACTGTCGAGTGCATATATTTTCTAAAATAGGTTTTATCTCTATAAACTCCTTTACGAAAAAAAAATGCAGAAGAAACAAAGAAAAAAGGGACAGCCACTCGTGCAATCACATTCATTAATCCATAATTTAGTAACTTGCTTTGTTCTAATAAAGGTGCAGTATGTATCACAATAACTAAAAATGACGCAATGTATTTTGCGATGTCAAGATTCTCATAACATTTCGTTTTACTTTTCGGCAGTGCTTTTTGATTATTTTCCAAATAAATAGGCTCTATCATAGCGTTTTCCTCTCCATTCTAAACGTTATGAATTTTAAAACTAACTTTTTCTATGTTAGTTTAGTTAGCTTTACCTGCATCCAATTCATCAACTACCAAAAGTATAGCATCGAAGAAAAAAACACTCTTCCGACTTAAGTCTGAATATTCTCGGGACTAAAGCTTGATTTATATCATTGGTATGTTTACTTTTCCTATATACGCTTATTTTTTATTTAAATTTATCACATAATCTATTGTAAAGAATTACGAATAAATCAACTATGGATAGC is drawn from Carnobacterium gallinarum DSM 4847 and contains these coding sequences:
- a CDS encoding acyltransferase family protein; its protein translation is MIEPIYLENNQKALPKSKTKCYENLDIAKYIASFLVIVIHTAPLLEQSKLLNYGLMNVIARVAVPFFFVSSAFFFRKGVYRDKTYFRKYMHSTVKSYLIWSLIYLPIGMEWIATNLDLPIYLYPIALIAGVFYVGVYYHLWYIPALIFSLVVVHWLLNRFSYKVVFTLSGVLYGFGCLETYYGVIQNKLILAGIDQYMHILGTTRNGLFLGLIFITIGFFMSDFEAKLSQYRYGWLLLICGGLVALEAAYLYKQTRLDMNFLVMLVPLSFVLFQFLLQQSIDWSFSIAELRETSKYYYFSHGIFLFWFPFIFSLFGLDWIWEGNGILRFLLVLACTHCTSIFLVYIKKLSLILTEVSLG